TGAAGTTTTTAAGCCGCCATATGAATGAGTTACGCCAACCTGGGGATGGGTTTGATGTTGTTTTCATCACCAGTGAAGACCGATTAAACATCAAGAAACGCGAGATTGATATTGGCCTGCGTAGCTCTGCCCCCGCCGAGATTGGACTTGCCAGCAAGCGCCTGCCTTCAGTAACATTTGCGCCTTACACCGCCGTAAATTTGCCCGAGGGTACTGATGCCCGCTGGATCGGGATTGCGCCTGAGTTTGCTACCACCAGCTCCTCTCGCTGGATATTGGAGAACCACGGCGCAGAGATTTCAACCTTTGTAAGCTCACAGGCCGCCCTGTTTGATTTGATGTGCGCCGGGGCTAGCGTTTCCGTGCTGCCTTGTTTTCTGGGAGATTTTTCCGGAGAGTTGCGGCGGCATGGACCGGTTATCGAAGAACTTACCAAGCATCAATGGGTAACCATGCACGATGACCGCCGGCATTTACCTGAGGTGCGGATGATGACGGACCGGATTGTGAACGTGATGGAGACGTATCGCCAACCTTCTCGTCGTGACCAGCCTGCAGGTGTCGTGGCAAAGGGGTAACAATCTCTGCAAAAAGCCAGGATTGTGGCCCTGCCATTATTGCGGGCATTAATCATTTGAGCGACCCGTCCTGCATTCATATGTGAGGCGTCGAAACCTCTTACAAACAGTGGTACCGCTCCCGTCCTCGATCGGTTCTTTGCGCCCTTATTCTAAGTGCGTGAACGTTTTGCTATGAGCGGGAGGGCGGTGAATACAACACCTCGTTCGGGAGGGTATGCACCCGCCTGTCTATTTGCAGGTTTAGAACCTCCCGCGCAGTTTGCGCCACAAACACTCTTCAGAATGAAATAGACGAGGCAACTGTTGCTGTCTCTGGTTTGGAAACCCTCCTTCACTCCATACGTTTGCTGCTTGGAGAAAGACTGGACCAGTGCTGCGAACAAGATGTTTTGTTCAATTTGCACAACGCTTTGGCAAACGGCCTAGAGGCGCTGAAACGGACCTGCGGGATCTTATAGCGGGTCGTTCGCCCGCAGTTGATACTGATGACCGGCATAAATATTGGCTCAAACTTCCCGTTATTTGGAGGTGGTCAGATAACTTTTCCTCAACAGAGAGTGGCTAGGTTCTGCCTTCGTGTCACCATTATCAACGGAGGCGCATGCCGTGGCTACCCTGATCAAGTTCGTAGGAACCAAAGAATTATTCTCCAGCGAAAAAAAGATTATGACCGCGCTTGGGAAGCAAAAAATGGACGACAAAGTAATTGACGATTTTGTCAAGGAAGTTAAGAAGAAGAAAAGAAAAATCAGCGACGCCTTTATTAAGGTATTACTGGAGGATCCTAAGCTGCAAGCTGTTGATGAAAAATATGGTATTAACAGCAAGGAATACAAAGAGGCATCCGGTAAGATTGGCAAGACCATCCCCGTGGAGTTGATAGTAAGCAGCGGCAAGCCATTTTTGATGGTTGGTAAAACGGTTTGCGTTCCGTAATGTAGCGCTGGTGTTCGCCTAACATAATTGCGATTTAGAAAAGACGCCCAACACAGCGTTGCCCAGTGGCAAAGCGTTGATCATCTGGGCGTTTTTTGGGAATAAATGGCGGAGAGACAGAGATTCCTTCAAAAATCACACTCCTATCTTCAATGTCGATATAGCAATTTAATAACAATATCTTAGCTGATTATGCCTCTGTCTCAGAACTCATACTACTCACAAATGTTATGTAGTTTGTTATGTAATTTCTGCACCAGTAATTGCAGATGTACTAAGATACACGACAATATTCAAAACCCATAATACTGAGTATGCGATAATTCGCAAATTGCCCAATCATACCTCGCTTGCTCTCCCAACATGGAGACATTACCTAACAGTCGTCTATCGTCTGTATTCAGTTGTATGACTACAGACATTAAACAATAGTCTTTCATTGTCAGACACTAGGAGTTTCACTGGAATAGCTCATATCCTAGGAATTTTACAACGAAAAAGCGGGGCAGGAAAATCTACGCTTGCCGTGTCTGTCGCCAGCTCTCTGGCCCTGGAGGATGCAAGTGTCATCCTTGTGGACACAGACAAACAAGAGACTGCAACAAAATGGGCAAAGCAAGAAATTGAAGGGCGTGGCCACATCGATCACGTCTCAGAGTTATCTGATGTTGAGATCATAGAGCTACTGCGCTAGCTTCGAAACCAATATGATTACGTGAT
The window above is part of the Pseudovibrio sp. Tun.PSC04-5.I4 genome. Proteins encoded here:
- a CDS encoding AAA family ATPase, translated to MSDTRSFTGIAHILGILQRKSGAGKSTLAVSVASSLALEDASVILVDTDKQETATKWAKQEIEGRGHIDHVSELSDVEIIELLR
- a CDS encoding LysR family transcriptional regulator, producing MKVKLHDNLNAFLVLAACGTLSEAAQRLACSPATLSRRMQQLEEDVGLKLFDRVQAGYTLTDDGQQVLEQLEPFQCAYAGFEQWLSAKSRRPQVRVSAGSWTMKFLSRHMNELRQPGDGFDVVFITSEDRLNIKKREIDIGLRSSAPAEIGLASKRLPSVTFAPYTAVNLPEGTDARWIGIAPEFATTSSSRWILENHGAEISTFVSSQAALFDLMCAGASVSVLPCFLGDFSGELRRHGPVIEELTKHQWVTMHDDRRHLPEVRMMTDRIVNVMETYRQPSRRDQPAGVVAKG